A part of Neovison vison isolate M4711 chromosome 8, ASM_NN_V1, whole genome shotgun sequence genomic DNA contains:
- the ANKRD53 gene encoding LOW QUALITY PROTEIN: ankyrin repeat domain-containing protein 53 (The sequence of the model RefSeq protein was modified relative to this genomic sequence to represent the inferred CDS: inserted 1 base in 1 codon), which yields MLPGEKVYRVSWSGPESQSPRWAGAEGAGLRGLFGGAGSRAGGXPRAARGAGQTRRGSGFASRGVLDDGDFLLARPTSEPRSGLGAQGQKCLGAQGQPSPSSTPFRRAAGPGPDSLFSLTSPLPTHTNPDEGNQSAAGKYYELFAASLGNLEWLRFCLSRGRDKIPADDKGFTAIHFAAQSGKLTCLQALVEEYKFPVDLLTKNGQTPLHLVIKGDNKSMTLPCIHYLLEQGAALNTQTCSGCTPLHLAACKGLLSCVKVLVQNGANVHARDALGCKPIDYCKIWNHRDCARYLKDAMWKRDKKDFAREMGKLKRLKDQLAFMEQDYLIEYQKEHQILREADWKKWLHRKQLLRGQSQTRNTKQAPYAPQPAITVARTPKRQGRQKSFYPSPEARLWQTSVPKLQPSGIPTPTYMQPMVRRPKSWNVSNNPARSPTTQIGYPQGIRLGVHPDPSPEHDFRSFLEVRSDRYSGVQLRTVAGSRVAPVPQLPFEVVVQELHPSVRPHRLKVPQGFCPVSMSTVPQKRHFSDDNFWTDTLAMNLRETFDEAFLAAVRAHQGLPTLPSLKSLP from the exons ATGCTGCCGGGGGAGAAAGTCTACAGGGTCAGCTGGAGTGGCCCGGAGTCCCAGTCGCCCAGGTGGGCCGGGGCTGAGGGGGCCGGGCTGCGGGGACTCTTTGGAGGGGCAGGGTCCCGAGCGGGCG GCCCTCGGGCGGCGCGAGGAGCCGGGCAAACGCGGCGGGGGTCCGGGTTCGCCTCCCGAGGGGTGCTCGACGATGGTGACTTCCTCCTTGCGCGGCCGACCAGCGAACCCCGGTCCGGTCTCGGTGCTCAGGGACAGAAGTGCCTCGGTGCTCAGGGACAGCCCTCACCCTCAAGCACGCCCTTCCGCAGGGCCGCTGGCCCAGGCCCAGACTCCCTTTTCTCGCTCACCAGCCCTCTCCCAACCCACACTAATCCTGACGAGGGGAACCAGAGTGCAGCTGGGAAATACTACGAGCTGTTCGCTGCCTCACTGGGCAACTTGGAATGGTTGCGCTTCTGTCTGAGTCGGGGCCGTGACAAAATTCCGGCAGATGACAAG GGCTTCACCGCCATCCACTTTGCAGCCCAGAGTGGCAAGCTCACATGCCTGCAGGCCTTAGTAGAGGAGTACAAGTTTCCCGTTGACCTGCTCACCAAGAATGGCCAGACACCGCTGCACCTGGTCATCAAGGGGGACAACAAGAGCATGACCCTTCCCTGCATTCACTATCTACTTGAGCAAGGGGCGGCCCTCAACAC GCAGACATGCAGTGGCTGCACACCCCTCCACCTGGCAGCCTGCAAGGGCCTGCTGAGCTGTGTGAAGGTGCTGGTGCAGAATGGTGCCAATGTCCATGCCCGGGACGCCCTGGGCTGCAAGCCCATCGACTACTGCAAAATATGGAACCACCGCGACTGTGCCCG GTATTTGAAGGATGCCATGTGGAAACGGGACAAGAAGGACTTTGCTCgtgagatggggaaactgaagaggCTCAAGGACCAGCTGGCCTTCATGGAACAGGACTACCTGATTGAGTATCAG AAAGAGCACCAAATTCTGAGAGAAGCCGATTGGAAGAAGTGGCTCCATCGCAAGCAGCTGCTCCGAGGCCAGTCCCAGACTCGCAACACCAAGCAAGCACCTTATGCCCCCCAGCCGGCGATCACTGTCGCCAGGACCCCCAAGCGCCAGGGGCGCCAGAAGAGCTTCTACCCCTCCCCGGAGGCACGCCTGTGGCAGACCTCAGTGCCCAAGCTGCAACCTTCGGGGATACCCACCCCCACCTACATGCAGCCCATGGTCAGACGGCCCAAGTCATGGAATGTTAGCAACAACCCTGCCAGATCGCCCACCACCCAGATTGGCTACCCACAGGGCATCCGCCTGGGTGTACATCCGGACCCCAGCCCGGAGCATGACTTCCGCAGCTTCCTCGAGGTGAGGTCTGACCGGTACAGTGGTGTACAACTGCGCACGGTGGCCGGCAGCCGGGTAGCACCTGTGCCCCAGTTGCCTTTCGAGGTGGTAGTCCAAGAGCTGCATCCTTCAGTGCGGCCACACAGGTTGAAAGTGCCCCAGGGCTTCTGCCCGGTCAGCATGAGCACTGTGCCCCAGAAGCGGCACTTTAGTGACGACAACTTTTGGACCGATACTCTGGCCATGAACCTGCGTGAGACCTTTGATGAAGCCTTCCTGGCCGCTGTGCGAGCCCATCAAgggctccccactctgccctCCCTCAAGAGCCTCCCATAA